A window from Anser cygnoides isolate HZ-2024a breed goose chromosome 1, Taihu_goose_T2T_genome, whole genome shotgun sequence encodes these proteins:
- the PVALB gene encoding parvalbumin alpha isoform X1, with the protein MSRNDEKSTFLIFSHLLPCSNSCRMAMTDVLSAEDIKKAVGAFSAAESFNYKKFFEMVGLKKKSPEDVKKVFHILDKDRSGFIEEEELKFVLKGFTPDGRDLSDKETKALLAAGDKDGDGKIGADEFATMVAES; encoded by the exons ATGAGCAGAAATGAtgagaaaagcacttttttaatcttttcgCACTTGCTTCCCTGTTCAAACAGTTGCAGGATGGCTATGACTGACGTGCTCAGCGCTGAGGATATCAAGAAGGCTGTGGGAGCCTTTTCAG CAGCTGAATCTTTTAACTACAAGAAGTTTTTCGAGATGGTAGGATTGAAAAAGAAGAGCCCAGAAGATGTGAAGAAGGTTTTCCATATTCTTGATAAGGACCGGAGTGGCTTCATTGAGGAGGAGGAATTAAA GTTTGTACTGAAGGGCTTTACCCCAGATGGCAGAGACCTAtcagacaaagaaacaaaagctctTCTGGCTGCTGGAGATAAGGACGGTGATGGTAAAATTGGCGCTGATG
- the PVALB gene encoding parvalbumin alpha isoform X2 produces MAMTDVLSAEDIKKAVGAFSAAESFNYKKFFEMVGLKKKSPEDVKKVFHILDKDRSGFIEEEELKFVLKGFTPDGRDLSDKETKALLAAGDKDGDGKIGADEFATMVAES; encoded by the exons ATGGCTATGACTGACGTGCTCAGCGCTGAGGATATCAAGAAGGCTGTGGGAGCCTTTTCAG CAGCTGAATCTTTTAACTACAAGAAGTTTTTCGAGATGGTAGGATTGAAAAAGAAGAGCCCAGAAGATGTGAAGAAGGTTTTCCATATTCTTGATAAGGACCGGAGTGGCTTCATTGAGGAGGAGGAATTAAA GTTTGTACTGAAGGGCTTTACCCCAGATGGCAGAGACCTAtcagacaaagaaacaaaagctctTCTGGCTGCTGGAGATAAGGACGGTGATGGTAAAATTGGCGCTGATG